A single genomic interval of Halorubrum aethiopicum harbors:
- a CDS encoding Zn-ribbon domain-containing OB-fold protein encodes MSENDTTTEANTAESDDGGDGNDGNDAEPAFEAAEYADGTVTYPPHPVGPNGAERVGSVDLRDREARVVTWTTSTATPPGVREPNTLAIVEFELDEHDGPPVRALGQVAADPDDPDGGTFDVAIGDRVEPVYADELREPGAGIREPESQSWDGFRFRPIE; translated from the coding sequence ATGAGCGAGAACGACACGACGACGGAAGCGAACACGGCGGAATCGGACGACGGAGGCGACGGGAACGACGGAAACGACGCGGAGCCGGCCTTCGAGGCGGCGGAGTACGCCGACGGGACGGTCACCTACCCGCCGCACCCGGTCGGACCGAACGGCGCGGAGCGGGTCGGGAGCGTGGACCTCCGCGACCGCGAGGCGCGCGTCGTGACGTGGACCACCTCCACGGCGACCCCGCCCGGCGTCCGCGAGCCGAACACGCTCGCCATCGTCGAGTTCGAACTGGACGAACACGACGGCCCGCCGGTTCGCGCGCTCGGACAGGTCGCGGCCGACCCCGACGACCCCGACGGCGGGACGTTCGACGTCGCGATCGGCGACCGCGTCGAGCCCGTGTACGCGGACGAGCTCCGCGAGCCCGGCGCGGGGATCCGCGAGCCGGAGAGCCAGTCGTGGGACGGGTTCCGGTTCCGGCCGATCGAGTAG
- a CDS encoding Single-stranded DNA binding protein, whose protein sequence is MDVNSHAEELASDLGVDKAEVKADLENLLEYSVPIDEAKQSVRRKHGGGGGGSSPTPESVDLAEITTDHGNVTVTVRVLTRGTRTIRYQGDDFTIREGELADGTGTISYTAWQDFGFEPGDSLTIGNAGVREWDGEPELNLNESTTVAIADEPVDVDREVGGDRDLVEIAAGDRGRNVEVRVLEVEEKTISGRDGETEIREGVVGDATARLPFTDWDPRPEVEAGASLRIEDVYAREFRGVPSINLTEFTTVTPLPDPVEVAESAPRLSVAEAVGSGGMFDVELVGNVLEVRDGSGLIERCPECGRVIQNGQCRSHGEVDGEDDLRVKAILDDGTDTVTVVLDSDLTAEVYGGGLEEALAAATDAMDKDVVAESIADALEGGAYRVRGSLSVDEYGATLDATAFETADDDPADAARETLAEVRA, encoded by the coding sequence ATGGACGTCAACAGCCATGCCGAGGAGCTCGCCTCCGACCTCGGCGTAGACAAGGCGGAGGTCAAAGCGGACCTGGAGAACCTACTCGAGTACAGCGTCCCGATCGACGAGGCCAAACAGAGCGTCCGGCGGAAACACGGCGGCGGTGGCGGCGGGTCGAGCCCGACCCCCGAGTCCGTCGACCTCGCCGAGATCACGACCGACCACGGGAACGTCACGGTCACCGTCCGGGTGCTCACGCGGGGCACCCGAACGATCCGGTATCAGGGCGACGACTTCACGATCCGGGAGGGTGAACTCGCCGACGGGACGGGAACGATCTCCTACACCGCCTGGCAGGACTTCGGCTTCGAGCCGGGCGACTCGCTGACGATCGGCAACGCCGGCGTGCGCGAGTGGGACGGCGAGCCCGAGCTCAACCTCAACGAGTCGACGACGGTCGCGATCGCCGACGAGCCCGTCGACGTCGACCGCGAGGTGGGCGGCGACCGCGACCTCGTGGAGATCGCGGCCGGCGACCGCGGCCGCAACGTGGAGGTCCGAGTGCTGGAGGTCGAAGAGAAGACGATATCGGGCCGGGACGGGGAGACGGAGATCCGCGAGGGCGTCGTCGGCGACGCGACCGCGAGGCTCCCCTTCACCGACTGGGACCCGCGTCCGGAGGTGGAAGCGGGCGCGAGCCTCCGGATCGAGGACGTGTACGCCCGCGAGTTCCGCGGCGTCCCCTCGATCAACCTCACCGAGTTCACGACGGTGACCCCCCTCCCCGACCCCGTCGAGGTCGCCGAGAGCGCGCCGCGGCTGTCGGTCGCGGAGGCGGTCGGCTCGGGCGGCATGTTCGACGTCGAGCTCGTCGGGAACGTTCTCGAGGTTCGGGACGGCTCGGGGCTCATCGAGCGCTGTCCGGAGTGCGGCCGCGTGATCCAGAACGGCCAGTGTCGGAGCCACGGCGAGGTCGACGGCGAGGACGACCTCCGCGTGAAGGCGATCCTCGACGACGGCACCGACACCGTCACCGTCGTCCTCGACTCCGACCTCACCGCCGAGGTGTACGGCGGCGGGCTCGAGGAGGCGCTCGCGGCCGCGACCGACGCGATGGACAAGGACGTGGTCGCGGAGTCGATAGCCGACGCGCTCGAGGGCGGGGCCTACCGGGTCCGCGGGAGCCTCTCCGTCGACGAGTACGGCGCGACGCTCGACGCGACCGCGTTCGAGACGGCCGACGACGACCCCGCCGACGCGGCCCGCGAGACGCTCGCGGAGGTGCGCGCATGA
- a CDS encoding helix-turn-helix transcriptional regulator has protein sequence MRNDLAERREDTGESQADLAAAVGVSRQTINSIERERYDPSLELAFALADHFDCAIEDLFDPEA, from the coding sequence ATGAGAAACGACCTGGCCGAACGGCGCGAGGACACCGGCGAGAGCCAGGCTGACCTGGCGGCCGCCGTCGGCGTCAGCCGCCAGACGATAAACTCGATCGAGCGCGAGCGGTACGATCCCTCCCTCGAGTTGGCGTTCGCGCTGGCCGATCACTTCGACTGCGCGATCGAGGACCTGTTCGACCCGGAGGCGTGA
- a CDS encoding glycosyltransferase family 4 protein, translating into MLGWGYPPNVTGGLDVHVGELFSGLRDEFDVDAKLVLPAELAPDDEPGLEGVETGEGDVATRVGRLSDRFVELAPDYDVIHTHDWFGYGPGREASRASDATWVSSFHSLASDRNIDPPTREVETERRLANAADVNIAVSEIVREDIRELYGADSRVVYNGFSTPKFSGKDVREDLGIDGEMLFFVGRHTDQKGISHLLYAMKKLRGRDVTLVVGGSGHQTEQLKRFVELVGIEEKVEFVGYVPEAELGDYYAASDAFVSPSFSEPFGITITEALEAGTQVVSTRCGAAEILPEGCLIEVTPDSESIVDGLAAALDRESPPAYERRDWSAVAEDTLAVYEDVA; encoded by the coding sequence ATGTTAGGTTGGGGGTATCCGCCGAACGTCACCGGCGGGTTGGACGTCCACGTCGGGGAGCTGTTCTCCGGGCTGCGCGACGAGTTCGACGTTGACGCGAAGCTGGTGTTGCCCGCCGAGTTGGCACCCGACGACGAGCCGGGGCTGGAGGGCGTCGAGACCGGCGAGGGCGACGTGGCGACCCGCGTGGGTCGCCTCAGCGACCGCTTCGTCGAACTCGCGCCCGACTACGACGTGATCCACACCCACGACTGGTTCGGGTACGGACCGGGCCGGGAGGCGTCGCGGGCCTCGGACGCGACGTGGGTCTCCTCGTTCCACTCGCTGGCCAGCGACCGCAACATCGACCCGCCGACGCGCGAGGTCGAGACGGAGCGCCGGCTCGCGAACGCCGCGGACGTCAACATCGCCGTGAGCGAGATCGTCCGCGAGGACATCCGGGAGCTGTACGGGGCCGACTCGCGCGTCGTCTACAACGGCTTCTCGACGCCGAAGTTCTCGGGGAAGGACGTGCGGGAGGACCTCGGGATCGACGGCGAGATGCTGTTCTTCGTCGGGCGACACACCGACCAGAAGGGGATCTCCCATCTGCTGTACGCGATGAAGAAGCTCCGCGGCCGCGACGTCACGCTCGTCGTGGGCGGCTCCGGCCACCAGACCGAACAGCTGAAGCGGTTCGTGGAGCTCGTGGGAATAGAGGAGAAGGTGGAGTTCGTGGGCTACGTCCCCGAGGCGGAGCTGGGCGACTACTACGCCGCGAGCGACGCGTTCGTCTCCCCCTCCTTCTCCGAGCCGTTCGGGATCACGATCACGGAGGCGCTGGAGGCGGGCACGCAGGTCGTCTCGACGCGGTGTGGCGCGGCCGAGATCCTGCCGGAGGGCTGTCTGATCGAGGTCACGCCGGACTCGGAGTCGATCGTCGACGGGCTCGCCGCCGCGCTCGACCGAGAGTCGCCGCCGGCGTACGAGCGCCGCGACTGGTCGGCGGTCGCCGAGGACACGCTCGCGGTGTACGAGGACGTCGCGTAG
- a CDS encoding metallophosphoesterase translates to MAAVEPVVGEPAAVADLDGERALLVADVHAGIEVGLRYERGVELESRADERRDRLCSLIDETGVDRLVVLGDLAHRVGAPEGDERAELEALVAAVTERVPLTLVEGNHDAGVAEAFADDLDVIGPGGGALSGNGEGPDASGVAALHGHTRPDPSLRSAAVICMGHEHPQVRLEDAVGGSRTERAWLRGPLRPSVFDGEGDTEGGDRDPSDSGPELVVFPAFNERSGGTWINVEGGSFLAPFLPDGLAAGDAYLLDGTRLGDFRRI, encoded by the coding sequence ATGGCCGCGGTCGAGCCGGTCGTCGGCGAGCCGGCGGCCGTCGCGGATCTGGACGGGGAGCGGGCGCTGCTCGTCGCGGACGTCCACGCCGGCATCGAGGTTGGCCTCCGCTACGAGCGCGGGGTGGAACTCGAGAGCCGCGCCGACGAGCGTCGTGACCGGCTGTGTTCGCTGATCGACGAGACCGGCGTCGACCGGCTCGTCGTCCTCGGCGACCTCGCCCACCGCGTCGGCGCGCCCGAGGGCGACGAGCGGGCGGAACTCGAGGCGCTCGTGGCGGCGGTCACGGAGCGCGTCCCGCTGACGCTGGTCGAGGGGAACCACGACGCCGGCGTCGCGGAGGCGTTCGCCGACGACCTCGACGTGATCGGCCCCGGAGGCGGGGCTCTGAGCGGGAACGGCGAGGGCCCCGACGCGTCCGGCGTCGCCGCCCTCCACGGCCACACCCGGCCGGACCCGTCGCTCCGGTCCGCCGCGGTGATCTGTATGGGCCACGAACACCCGCAGGTCAGACTCGAGGACGCCGTCGGCGGGTCGCGGACCGAGCGCGCGTGGCTTCGCGGCCCGCTGAGACCGTCCGTCTTCGACGGCGAGGGGGACACGGAGGGCGGCGACCGCGACCCGAGCGATTCAGGCCCCGAACTCGTCGTGTTCCCGGCGTTCAACGAGCGCTCCGGCGGCACGTGGATCAACGTCGAGGGCGGATCGTTCCTCGCGCCGTTCCTCCCGGACGGGCTCGCCGCCGGCGACGCGTACCTCCTCGACGGGACGCGGCTCGGCGATTTCCGACGGATATAG
- a CDS encoding DUF2178 domain-containing protein, whose product MTRNTHTTTDPLSTRRRYRRLMYGSLIAGMLGLFAGIAVDRFVLGVLVYWAGFFGVFAVWRASPVDLYDERDAAIERKASEYTLNVFAFVLVLGGPGGLVLEEGGVVDLPGAFSGAMWALVALYAVFGVIYTVLRGRT is encoded by the coding sequence ATGACACGGAACACCCACACCACGACCGACCCGCTCTCCACGCGACGGCGCTACAGACGGCTGATGTACGGCTCCCTGATCGCGGGCATGCTCGGCCTCTTCGCCGGCATCGCCGTCGACCGGTTCGTGCTCGGCGTCCTCGTCTACTGGGCCGGCTTCTTCGGCGTCTTCGCCGTCTGGCGCGCGAGCCCGGTCGACCTGTACGACGAACGCGACGCGGCGATAGAGCGGAAGGCCAGCGAGTACACCCTCAACGTCTTCGCGTTCGTCCTCGTCCTCGGCGGGCCGGGCGGGCTCGTCTTGGAGGAGGGCGGCGTCGTCGACCTGCCGGGCGCGTTCTCCGGCGCGATGTGGGCGCTCGTCGCGCTGTACGCGGTCTTCGGCGTGATCTACACCGTCCTCCGCGGGCGGACATGA
- a CDS encoding DUF7510 family protein, giving the protein MADIEASEVGIDTRVTAERTVIDVTGTRDAAVVVRSASGERIYLPPEGFDDPVSESSYGSPYTSPYQDARAREDDDGTPYRGAVESTRGVIETADGFRIRHPEPVTEFDVYRAE; this is encoded by the coding sequence ATGGCCGACATCGAGGCGAGCGAGGTCGGGATCGACACGCGCGTCACGGCGGAACGAACCGTCATCGACGTGACCGGGACGCGGGACGCGGCCGTCGTGGTTCGATCGGCGAGCGGTGAGCGGATCTACCTCCCGCCCGAAGGCTTCGACGACCCCGTCTCGGAGTCGTCGTACGGCTCCCCGTACACCTCGCCGTATCAGGACGCGAGGGCCCGCGAGGACGACGACGGGACCCCCTACCGCGGGGCCGTCGAGAGCACCCGAGGCGTGATCGAGACGGCGGACGGCTTCCGGATCCGGCACCCGGAGCCGGTGACCGAGTTCGACGTGTATCGGGCGGAGTAG
- a CDS encoding CDGSH iron-sulfur domain-containing protein, which yields MAREVTHEADEPVRLDETDMGDDGLIYVCRCGLSRSKPLCDGSHKAAADEEEGVLYKYENDDPDGPRREVAEIVYADE from the coding sequence ATGGCCCGTGAAGTCACACACGAGGCGGACGAACCGGTGCGGCTCGACGAGACGGACATGGGGGACGACGGCCTGATCTACGTCTGTCGATGCGGGCTCTCGAGGTCGAAACCGCTCTGTGACGGCTCGCACAAGGCCGCCGCCGACGAGGAGGAGGGCGTCCTCTACAAGTACGAGAACGACGATCCGGACGGACCGCGACGGGAGGTGGCCGAGATCGTCTACGCGGATGAGTGA
- a CDS encoding glycosyltransferase, translating into MRIGFFTDSYFPGIDGVTYTIDLWREELEAKGHEVYVIYPDGDYEPGDREIPVRSLPNPFYEGYRIPTYRRLSTLPELDVVHCHGPAPVGMLGRYYARKHDLPSVYTHHTPLEEYFHQSVGSEAVASALSRLYVPLENAFLRTFDVVTASTKRIDRDVEHVPLPVGIDMDFFEPTAEDWYPDDTVIGYSGRLSMEKNVEDVLAVAERLPEYRFVVVGEGPRREALERAAPENATIRDFLPREELPTFYSSVDAFVTASTGDTLGLSTLEANACGTPVAAADVPPFDQTIGSENGERFERGDLDGMADAIEACLSVDRDTRGAVERFDVDRTLENLEHLYRNARTPTDHIATVEDDWPLSDDPVE; encoded by the coding sequence GTGCGGATCGGCTTCTTCACCGACAGCTACTTCCCCGGGATCGACGGCGTCACCTACACCATCGACCTCTGGCGCGAGGAGCTGGAGGCCAAGGGCCACGAGGTGTACGTGATATACCCGGACGGCGACTACGAGCCCGGCGACCGGGAGATCCCGGTCAGATCGCTCCCGAACCCGTTCTACGAGGGATACCGGATCCCGACGTACCGCCGCCTCTCGACGCTGCCGGAACTCGACGTGGTCCACTGTCACGGCCCCGCGCCGGTCGGGATGCTCGGCCGGTACTACGCCCGGAAACACGACCTCCCGTCGGTGTACACCCACCACACGCCGCTCGAGGAGTACTTCCACCAGAGCGTCGGGTCCGAGGCGGTCGCGTCGGCGCTCTCGCGGCTGTACGTCCCCCTCGAGAACGCGTTCCTCCGGACGTTCGACGTCGTGACTGCCTCGACGAAGCGGATCGACCGCGACGTCGAGCACGTCCCGCTGCCGGTCGGCATCGACATGGACTTCTTCGAGCCGACCGCGGAGGACTGGTACCCCGACGATACCGTGATCGGGTACAGCGGCCGGCTGAGCATGGAGAAGAACGTCGAGGACGTGTTGGCGGTCGCGGAGCGGCTCCCGGAGTACCGCTTCGTCGTCGTCGGCGAGGGACCGCGCCGGGAGGCGCTGGAGCGCGCCGCCCCGGAGAACGCGACGATCCGGGACTTCCTGCCGCGCGAGGAGTTGCCGACGTTCTACTCCTCCGTCGACGCGTTCGTCACCGCCTCCACCGGCGACACGCTGGGGCTGTCCACGCTCGAGGCGAACGCCTGCGGGACCCCCGTCGCCGCGGCCGACGTCCCGCCGTTCGATCAGACGATCGGCTCCGAAAACGGCGAGCGGTTCGAACGCGGCGACCTCGACGGGATGGCGGACGCCATCGAGGCGTGTCTCTCGGTCGATCGCGACACGCGCGGCGCGGTCGAGCGGTTCGACGTCGACCGCACGCTGGAGAACCTCGAACACCTCTACCGCAACGCGCGAACGCCGACGGACCACATCGCGACGGTCGAGGACGACTGGCCGCTCTCGGACGACCCCGTCGAGTGA
- a CDS encoding lysylphosphatidylglycerol synthase transmembrane domain-containing protein, with product MADGNRRALLLGSLAAVGVLAVLFFLVGAGEVLDTLLAAEPRFVAATVAFTLCWLAAWGLMLRTVLGSLDVSVPVHTSVLVYVGAVFANNVTPFGQAGGEPVAALLISKVSDCRYETGLAGIASVDVLNVVPSLSLVFVGVGYYATTAAVGDRLGTAVASAVALVGGVVVAIAIVWRYRETLTARLPALVSPWVGRLGRGRYDAAALETDLTGRLTRFFDDIERVGTDRWRLSVVVALSLLGWLAQAVALTAAFAAVGHAIPPYVVLFAIPLANLAGATPMPGGLGGIEAAYVALLVPITGIDASAITAAVLVFRGGTYWMPVVLGGIVTSTLGVHTLR from the coding sequence ATGGCCGACGGAAACCGCCGCGCGCTGCTTCTCGGGTCGCTCGCGGCGGTCGGCGTCCTCGCGGTGCTGTTCTTCCTCGTCGGCGCGGGAGAGGTCCTCGACACCCTTCTCGCCGCCGAGCCGCGGTTCGTGGCGGCGACCGTGGCGTTCACGCTCTGCTGGCTGGCCGCCTGGGGGCTGATGCTCCGGACCGTGCTCGGCTCGCTCGACGTCTCCGTGCCCGTCCACACGTCGGTGCTCGTCTACGTGGGGGCCGTCTTCGCCAACAACGTGACCCCGTTCGGACAGGCCGGCGGCGAGCCCGTCGCCGCGCTGCTCATCTCGAAGGTCTCCGACTGCCGGTACGAGACCGGCCTCGCGGGCATCGCGAGCGTCGACGTCCTCAACGTCGTCCCCTCGCTCTCGCTCGTCTTCGTCGGCGTCGGCTACTACGCCACCACCGCCGCCGTCGGCGACCGCCTCGGGACCGCGGTCGCCTCGGCCGTCGCGCTGGTCGGCGGCGTCGTGGTCGCGATCGCGATCGTCTGGCGGTACCGCGAGACGCTCACCGCCCGGCTCCCGGCGCTCGTCAGCCCGTGGGTCGGTCGGCTCGGCCGGGGACGGTACGACGCCGCGGCGCTGGAGACCGACCTCACCGGGCGGTTGACCCGCTTCTTCGACGACATCGAACGCGTCGGAACCGACCGGTGGCGGCTGTCCGTCGTCGTCGCGCTGTCGCTTCTCGGCTGGCTCGCGCAGGCGGTCGCGCTGACGGCGGCGTTCGCCGCGGTCGGCCACGCGATCCCGCCGTACGTGGTGCTCTTCGCCATCCCGCTCGCGAACCTCGCCGGCGCGACGCCGATGCCGGGCGGCCTCGGCGGGATCGAGGCCGCCTACGTGGCGCTGCTCGTGCCGATCACCGGGATCGACGCCTCCGCGATCACGGCCGCAGTGCTCGTGTTCCGGGGCGGGACCTACTGGATGCCGGTCGTGCTCGGCGGGATCGTGACCTCGACGCTCGGCGTCCACACGCTCCGGTGA
- the mutL gene encoding DNA mismatch repair endonuclease MutL, which yields MEPPDIERLDERTIQRIAAGEVVERPASVVKELVENSLDAGASRVAVSVEAGGTEGIRVRDDGVGIPEDQLEAAVAEHATSKIADIDDLEAGVGTLGFRGEALYTVGAVSRLTVRSRPPDAEAGAEITVEGGDVGEVRPAGCPTGTTVEVEDLFYNTPARKKFLKRVTTEFDHVNTVVTGYALANPEVAVSLEHDGRETFATEGNGDLRSAVLAVYGREVAESMLAVDWEPDPSTAGGEHPVKRVTGLVSHPETTRSARDYLATYVNDRFVTAGALREAVLEAYGGQLAPDRYPFAVLFVEVPPDEVDVNVHPRKLEVRFDREAGVRAAVESAVESALLDHGLIRSTAPRGRSAPDEVDVVPESADGEVVGGTGVGGGRSGRKSDEPEVNEREVNEADPSGDGSADPEPASATDSNPASATELDPDDEDAWSVEDLAGESEGDATADRDADADSDRSSGGDRDADRPASDRPSPRSWQADDAEAGAGTAGDEPTDAVDGSLADVSGPADRDAETDSDSAVDTDFGSAADPDSEAVSDAPGLASDVDAEPAADAADAADAGADPTPRRAATNQRTLAGEETSAERAYDSLPSLRVLGQLHDTYVVAEAPDGLVLIDQHAADERVNYERLKREFAEGPPAQALAEPVTIELTAREAALFGDFLEELSGIGFRAERAGEREVVVEAVPAVFDAALDPERLRDVLTEFVADAARTAESADGSEADADAAAPDAAGATGSNSVTDAVDELLADLACYPSVTGNTSLTEGRVVDLLDRLDACENPYACPHGRPVVIRLDREELSSRFERDYPGHAGRRAE from the coding sequence ATGGAGCCGCCCGACATCGAGCGGTTGGACGAGCGGACGATCCAGCGGATCGCGGCGGGCGAGGTCGTCGAGCGGCCGGCCAGCGTCGTGAAGGAACTGGTCGAGAACAGCCTCGACGCGGGCGCGAGCCGGGTCGCCGTCTCGGTCGAAGCGGGCGGCACCGAGGGGATCCGCGTCCGCGACGACGGCGTCGGGATCCCGGAAGACCAGCTCGAGGCCGCGGTCGCCGAACACGCCACCTCGAAGATCGCCGACATCGACGACCTGGAGGCCGGCGTCGGGACGCTCGGGTTCCGCGGCGAGGCGTTATACACCGTCGGAGCCGTCTCGCGGCTCACGGTCCGGTCGCGCCCGCCCGACGCCGAGGCGGGCGCGGAGATAACGGTCGAGGGCGGCGACGTCGGCGAGGTGCGTCCCGCGGGGTGTCCGACGGGGACGACCGTCGAGGTCGAGGACCTCTTCTACAACACGCCCGCCCGCAAGAAGTTCCTCAAGCGGGTGACAACGGAGTTCGACCACGTCAACACGGTCGTCACGGGGTACGCGCTCGCGAACCCCGAGGTGGCCGTCTCGCTCGAACACGACGGCCGCGAGACGTTCGCGACCGAGGGGAACGGCGACCTCCGGTCGGCGGTGCTGGCGGTGTACGGCCGCGAGGTCGCGGAGTCGATGCTCGCGGTCGACTGGGAACCCGACCCGTCGACGGCGGGCGGAGAACACCCCGTGAAACGCGTCACCGGTCTCGTCTCGCACCCGGAGACGACCCGGTCGGCCCGCGACTACCTCGCGACGTACGTCAACGACCGCTTCGTCACGGCCGGCGCGCTCCGCGAGGCGGTGCTGGAGGCGTACGGCGGCCAGCTCGCGCCCGACCGCTACCCCTTCGCGGTGCTCTTCGTCGAGGTCCCGCCCGACGAGGTGGACGTGAACGTCCATCCGCGGAAGCTCGAGGTTCGATTCGACCGCGAGGCCGGCGTGAGGGCCGCGGTCGAGTCGGCCGTCGAGTCAGCCCTGCTCGATCACGGCCTGATCCGGTCGACCGCGCCACGCGGACGGTCCGCTCCCGACGAGGTCGACGTCGTCCCCGAGAGCGCGGACGGCGAGGTCGTCGGCGGCACGGGCGTCGGGGGCGGGCGAAGCGGACGCAAATCGGACGAACCAGAAGTGAACGAACGCGAGGTGAACGAAGCCGATCCGAGCGGGGACGGAAGCGCCGATCCCGAACCCGCGTCGGCGACCGACTCGAACCCCGCATCGGCGACGGAACTCGATCCGGACGACGAGGACGCCTGGTCGGTGGAGGATCTCGCGGGGGAGTCGGAAGGCGACGCGACTGCGGACCGCGACGCCGACGCCGACTCGGATCGATCCTCGGGCGGGGACAGGGACGCGGACCGTCCGGCGTCCGACCGCCCCTCCCCGCGGAGCTGGCAGGCCGACGACGCCGAGGCGGGAGCCGGGACCGCCGGAGACGAGCCCACCGACGCGGTCGACGGATCGCTCGCGGACGTCTCCGGCCCCGCCGACCGCGACGCGGAGACCGACTCCGACTCCGCCGTCGACACGGACTTCGGGTCCGCCGCTGACCCGGACTCCGAAGCCGTCTCCGACGCTCCCGGCCTCGCGTCCGACGTCGACGCGGAACCCGCCGCCGACGCCGCCGACGCCGCCGACGCCGGTGCCGATCCGACGCCCCGACGCGCCGCGACGAACCAGCGGACCCTCGCCGGCGAAGAGACGAGCGCCGAGCGCGCGTACGACTCGCTGCCGTCGCTCCGCGTGCTCGGCCAGCTCCACGACACCTACGTCGTCGCCGAGGCACCCGACGGACTGGTGTTGATCGACCAGCACGCGGCCGACGAGCGGGTGAACTACGAGCGACTCAAACGGGAGTTCGCCGAGGGCCCGCCCGCTCAGGCGCTCGCGGAGCCGGTGACGATCGAGTTGACGGCGCGGGAGGCGGCGCTGTTCGGCGACTTCCTCGAGGAGCTGTCGGGGATCGGCTTCCGCGCCGAGCGCGCGGGCGAACGCGAAGTCGTCGTCGAGGCGGTTCCCGCGGTCTTCGACGCCGCGCTTGACCCCGAACGCCTCCGGGACGTGCTCACGGAGTTCGTCGCGGACGCGGCTCGGACCGCGGAATCCGCCGACGGAAGCGAAGCGGACGCCGATGCCGCCGCACCCGACGCCGCCGGCGCGACGGGGTCGAACTCCGTGACCGACGCGGTCGACGAGCTGCTCGCCGACCTCGCGTGTTACCCCTCCGTGACGGGGAACACGTCGCTCACGGAGGGGAGGGTCGTCGACCTCCTCGACCGGCTCGACGCGTGTGAGAACCCCTACGCCTGTCCGCACGGCCGGCCGGTGGTGATCCGGCTCGACCGCGAGGAGCTGTCGTCCCGTTTCGAGCGCGACTACCCGGGCCACGCCGGTCGCCGCGCGGAGTGA
- a CDS encoding cyclin, protein MYRASDRVDNAEWIDRIEDACADLGLDDDACSTATDLFLSEIPDEERSKPAAAAASLYAAALIRGQERPQSAVADAMDVSRLSVQKRWKPLLENAGFSPPTW, encoded by the coding sequence ATGTACCGGGCGAGTGACCGCGTCGACAACGCCGAGTGGATCGACCGCATCGAGGACGCCTGCGCCGACCTCGGTCTCGACGACGACGCCTGCTCGACCGCGACCGACCTCTTCCTCTCGGAGATCCCCGACGAGGAGCGCTCGAAACCCGCCGCCGCCGCCGCCAGCCTCTACGCCGCCGCGCTGATCCGCGGCCAGGAACGACCCCAGTCCGCCGTTGCCGACGCCATGGACGTCTCGCGGCTCTCCGTCCAGAAGCGCTGGAAACCCCTCCTCGAGAACGCCGGCTTCTCGCCGCCGACGTGGTGA
- a CDS encoding fibrillarin-like rRNA/tRNA 2'-O-methyltransferase — translation MSDSLPAGVERREIDGETRLATRGPPVYGEPTDGEWRAWDPERSKLGGMFELGFDTGLSGGETVLYLGAASGTTASHVADFAGPTYAVEFAPRPTRDLLEVAEPRDRLFPLLKDARKPETYAHVVESGVDAVVQDVATRGQAAVATRNARFLADDGRLLLAVKARSEDVTAEPDDVFAEVLAELEGTYEVLETRRLDRFHEDHLGVVATPR, via the coding sequence ATGAGTGACTCGCTTCCCGCCGGCGTCGAGCGCCGCGAGATCGACGGCGAGACGCGGCTCGCGACCCGCGGCCCGCCGGTCTACGGCGAGCCGACCGACGGCGAGTGGCGCGCGTGGGACCCCGAGCGGTCGAAGCTCGGCGGGATGTTCGAACTCGGCTTCGACACGGGCCTTTCGGGCGGCGAGACGGTGCTGTACCTCGGCGCGGCCTCGGGGACGACCGCGAGCCACGTCGCCGACTTCGCCGGCCCGACGTACGCCGTGGAGTTCGCGCCGCGGCCGACGCGGGACCTCCTCGAGGTCGCCGAACCCCGCGACCGGCTGTTCCCCCTCCTGAAGGACGCCCGGAAGCCGGAGACGTACGCCCACGTCGTCGAGAGCGGCGTCGACGCGGTCGTCCAGGACGTCGCGACGCGCGGACAGGCGGCGGTGGCGACGCGGAACGCGCGCTTTCTCGCCGACGACGGACGCCTGCTGCTGGCGGTGAAAGCGCGCAGCGAGGACGTGACCGCCGAGCCGGACGACGTGTTCGCCGAGGTGCTCGCGGAACTCGAGGGAACCTACGAGGTGCTCGAGACCCGCCGGCTCGACCGCTTCCACGAGGACCACCTCGGCGTCGTGGCGACGCCGCGGTGA